One Gloeothece verrucosa PCC 7822 DNA window includes the following coding sequences:
- a CDS encoding DUF4112 domain-containing protein — translation MTKPQDKNTNISKLTKKLTHLRNLSNLLDNAILIPGTSYRIGIDPIIGLIPGAGDYLGTALSAYIVIQAALMGASKPTLSKMALNIILDTLVGTVPILGDFVDVTWKANTKNLELLEENLHLTQPRKTTDWLYIILLIIIIFLVLAATTALFLFLLQLIWRLINHQ, via the coding sequence ATGACAAAACCACAAGATAAAAATACAAATATCTCTAAACTGACAAAAAAATTAACTCATCTACGTAACCTGAGCAACTTATTAGATAATGCCATTCTCATACCCGGGACATCCTACCGTATAGGCATAGATCCCATAATCGGATTAATCCCCGGAGCCGGAGACTATTTAGGAACAGCCTTATCCGCTTATATCGTCATCCAAGCCGCCTTAATGGGAGCCTCCAAACCCACCTTATCCAAAATGGCATTAAACATAATTTTAGACACCTTAGTGGGCACAGTACCCATATTAGGAGACTTTGTTGATGTAACCTGGAAAGCCAACACAAAAAACCTAGAACTCCTAGAAGAAAACCTCCACCTTACCCAACCGAGAAAAACAACAGACTGGCTATATATCATCCTATTAATAATAATAATCTTTCTCGTACTAGCTGCCACAACCGCCCTATTTTTATTCCTCCTGCAACTAATTTGGCGGCTAATCAATCACCAATAA
- a CDS encoding N-acetylmuramoyl-L-alanine amidase-like domain-containing protein translates to MNKPSLHSLCRLAAWREIKTPFLLALSLIISLNIAPKTTSTEQPPIITQQQQNEQQKDFQQLINYAATHQLNNKSMGQIMQAIAHQLLGSQYKAGLLEQTPEESLFISLKQFDCLLFVETVLALSRNIAQQDYTYPTFTHHIQDTRYRQGKLDGYCSRLHYFSEWIEDNQKRGNIQNITASLGGIPLKKTLNFMSTHRQAYRQLKSHTNYECILQVEKNLESLKIRYIPQPQIRQIYNQLQPGDIIGVATNLSGLDVTHTGLVYRFPNGKIGFIHASPAGQVTIAADLQQYIKNVNHAVGIIVARPLKN, encoded by the coding sequence ATGAACAAACCCTCTTTGCACTCTCTTTGCCGCTTGGCGGCTTGGCGCGAAATAAAAACCCCTTTTCTCCTAGCACTCTCACTCATCATCAGCCTAAACATTGCCCCCAAAACCACCTCAACCGAACAACCCCCAATCATCACCCAACAGCAACAAAACGAACAGCAAAAAGACTTTCAACAACTGATTAACTATGCAGCAACCCATCAACTAAATAACAAATCGATGGGACAAATCATGCAAGCAATAGCTCATCAACTCCTCGGTTCACAATACAAAGCCGGCTTACTCGAACAAACCCCCGAAGAAAGCTTATTTATATCACTAAAACAATTTGACTGTCTATTATTTGTGGAAACAGTCCTAGCTCTTTCCCGAAATATTGCCCAACAAGATTACACTTATCCCACCTTTACCCATCATATCCAAGACACACGCTACCGCCAAGGAAAACTCGACGGATATTGCAGCCGCTTACACTACTTTTCTGAGTGGATAGAAGACAATCAAAAGCGAGGAAATATTCAAAATATCACCGCATCTTTAGGCGGAATTCCCCTCAAGAAAACCCTAAACTTTATGAGTACCCATCGCCAAGCTTACCGGCAACTGAAAAGCCATACCAACTATGAATGTATTCTCCAAGTGGAAAAGAATTTAGAAAGTTTAAAAATTCGCTATATTCCTCAACCTCAAATCCGACAAATTTATAACCAACTCCAACCCGGAGATATTATCGGAGTCGCTACAAATTTGAGTGGTTTAGATGTCACTCATACCGGCTTAGTGTATCGTTTTCCTAATGGAAAAATCGGCTTTATTCATGCTTCTCCTGCCGGCCAAGTGACCATTGCGGCTGATTTACAGCAATACATAAAAAATGTTAACCATGCCGTCGGTATTATTGTCGCCCGTCCCCTAAAAAATTAA
- a CDS encoding tetratricopeptide repeat protein: MQGLFRRIWQWITSFFGQLFGSRSIGPSSSLSVRRRTDQGESAPPLTDTDYEFLFMQLMEGIGHGWHEGRIVKFFNNLGEQGKQKKWAVWLERFGEKVLSSSAPNQLLAARMLRLGELAQTIPKIQLIGETSYRIGRELYNKNQKNSVWEYDGPDTSQTEMKTSAPVISLQPQMSIDASEDTIPNPPPEALTIDELLERLQHDSNLAQTLAQQLGIQTNDPQEIVNVLIEQFQQVQNQEYPTQEPSSVDEWFQRGVQQAEMADWEGAIASWDQALALDPDLAEAWHNRSSALAYLGRLDEALESINKALELDADDPQIWNSRGSVLFSLQRWEDCLVCWDKLIELQEDYYQGWYNRGFTLENMGRNEEAIASYHKALEIEPNFELAKIKLQDLLGQNQNEQN, from the coding sequence ATGCAGGGACTATTCAGGCGGATTTGGCAGTGGATTACAAGCTTCTTTGGGCAACTGTTTGGCTCAAGGTCTATAGGACCTTCTTCTTCTTTGTCTGTAAGGAGAAGAACCGATCAAGGGGAGTCTGCCCCGCCACTGACAGATACCGATTATGAATTTTTGTTCATGCAGCTAATGGAAGGGATCGGTCATGGGTGGCATGAAGGACGAATCGTTAAGTTTTTTAATAATCTGGGGGAACAGGGAAAACAAAAGAAATGGGCCGTCTGGCTAGAACGTTTTGGCGAAAAGGTCTTGTCTTCCTCGGCCCCAAATCAATTATTAGCCGCTCGTATGCTGCGTTTAGGAGAATTAGCGCAGACCATCCCGAAAATACAACTGATCGGGGAAACATCTTATCGCATTGGCAGAGAACTCTATAATAAAAACCAAAAAAATAGCGTCTGGGAATATGATGGCCCAGATACATCTCAAACAGAGATGAAAACTTCTGCCCCTGTGATCTCATTACAACCCCAAATGAGCATAGACGCTTCCGAAGATACTATCCCTAACCCACCACCAGAAGCGTTAACCATAGACGAATTATTAGAACGTTTACAGCATGACTCTAATCTTGCTCAAACCTTGGCTCAACAGTTGGGAATACAGACAAACGACCCTCAAGAAATTGTCAATGTGTTGATCGAGCAATTTCAACAAGTTCAAAATCAGGAATACCCCACTCAAGAACCCTCAAGCGTAGACGAGTGGTTCCAACGAGGAGTACAGCAAGCCGAGATGGCTGACTGGGAAGGGGCGATCGCTTCTTGGGACCAAGCCCTAGCCCTAGACCCGGATTTGGCAGAAGCTTGGCATAATCGGAGTAGTGCTTTGGCTTATTTAGGAAGGTTAGACGAAGCGTTAGAAAGCATCAATAAAGCCCTTGAATTGGATGCCGATGACCCTCAAATCTGGAATTCTCGCGGCAGTGTTTTATTTAGTCTCCAACGTTGGGAAGATTGTCTAGTTTGTTGGGATAAGCTGATCGAATTACAAGAAGATTATTATCAAGGTTGGTATAACCGGGGCTTTACGCTAGAAAATATGGGACGCAATGAAGAAGCCATCGCTTCTTACCATAAAGCGCTAGAAATTGAGCCGAATTTTGAGTTAGCGAAGATTAAGTTACAAGATCTTTTAGGGCAAAATCAGAATGAACAGAATTAA
- a CDS encoding AAA family ATPase produces the protein MSNPGSENNVNVGRDVTGVGAYKIQESTIHQTFIYQQPPENIHQRPLILGCPYLGLEKFKPEDKDKFFGRDEFIKKLLTHLEQHNLLLLLGQSGSGKSSLIQAGVIPQLTDKPGLEGFINLTFVPDENPFESLYGRLLSRYPQSQAKLAREEAAETLIKVVNNLKKDRGWLLFIDQFEELFTLTPELVRDRFVSSLVQLLGEKGEDTTLKLIMTMRSDFYGRLSKYPLLVHYIEKKNILLTDMSDGELRSAIAEPTARNGVTFEKNLVDQIIDDFKQQAGCLPLLQYTLKLLWQQEKIQEQNRELKSKTYNAIDGVAGALQQQADKIYSSELTKEEQEAAKQIFIELVDIAGNEPVSRRVNLSKFRDGKELESALNKLIDNRLLVSGKEQETVEVAHEALLRSWSVLQDLVKEKEDIIILRKRLIDDAKLWYELRNTDKASDELWSGSKLARVREFQQEGAFRDLGVEVDEFVAASIAESERVVREKQEQIERLDLALTESRLREKAARVEILLTSQTLAPLVLAIQAIGENLDKAPHEIFTPVQRNLYLVMERVKKSIPFCGHERGVTSVAFSRDGEMIVSGSWDNTVRLWDKKGNPIAEPLRGHESTVESVAFSRDGEMIVSGSWDNTVRLWDKKGNPIAEPLRGHESTVESVAFSPDGEMIVSGSGDDTVRLWDKKGSPIADPFKVHESIVNSVAFSSDGEMIVSGSWDDTVRLWDKQGNLIAEPFRGHESYVTSVAFSSDGEMIVSGSWDKTVRLWDKQGNLIAEPFRGHEDYVTSVAFSSDGEMIVSGSWDKTVRLWDKQGNLIAEPFIGHENWVTSVAFSSDGEMIVSGSEDETVRLWDKQGNPIAEPFRGHESYVTSVAFSPLPQTEGGIIVSGSRDGTVRLWDKQGNPLAEPFRGHKRIVTSVAFSPDGEMIVTGSQDDTVRLWDKKGNPIAEPLRGHERGVTSVAFSPDGEMIVSASQDKTVRLWDKKGNPIAEPFRGHKRIVTSVAFSPDGEMITSGSKDKTVWLWDKKGNPIGEPLRGHENGVTSVAFSRDGEMIVSGSEDKTVRLWDKKGNPIGEPLRGHENPVTSVAFSRDGEMIVSGSEDKTVRLWDKQGNPIAAPFRGHENRVNSVAFSPDGEIIVSGSDDKTVRLWRGSWRSWLEVCCHQLRYYPIFKNPQTEEEKQACETCDKYIFNPQIGSNELYQKAVEKLKAKEWKTGIAILTRSIQIYPQNFKAYYDRGLAFIELKQYYRAIDDFNEVLRFYPNAYIYDKRGECYGKLGNEQQAAADFQKARELGYQAP, from the coding sequence ATGAGTAACCCAGGTTCAGAAAATAATGTTAATGTGGGACGGGATGTTACAGGTGTTGGAGCTTATAAAATTCAAGAATCAACCATTCATCAAACTTTTATTTATCAGCAGCCACCAGAAAACATTCATCAACGTCCCCTTATTCTAGGATGTCCCTATTTAGGACTAGAAAAATTCAAACCCGAAGATAAAGATAAATTTTTTGGACGAGATGAATTTATTAAAAAACTCCTGACTCATTTAGAACAGCATAATCTATTGTTATTGTTGGGGCAATCAGGTAGTGGTAAATCTTCCCTAATTCAGGCGGGGGTAATTCCTCAGTTGACGGATAAACCCGGGTTAGAAGGGTTTATTAATTTAACTTTTGTTCCTGATGAAAATCCTTTTGAGTCTCTTTATGGGCGCTTGTTATCCCGTTATCCGCAGTCTCAAGCAAAGTTAGCACGAGAAGAAGCGGCAGAAACATTAATCAAAGTCGTTAATAATTTAAAAAAAGATAGGGGGTGGTTGCTGTTTATCGATCAGTTTGAGGAGTTATTTACCCTTACTCCTGAATTAGTGCGGGATAGATTTGTCAGTAGTTTGGTTCAGTTATTGGGGGAAAAAGGAGAAGATACAACCCTTAAACTAATCATGACGATGCGGTCTGATTTTTATGGCAGACTGAGTAAGTATCCGCTATTGGTTCACTACATTGAAAAGAAGAATATTCTCTTGACGGATATGAGTGACGGAGAGTTGAGGTCAGCTATTGCTGAACCGACGGCACGAAATGGGGTAACGTTTGAGAAAAATTTAGTTGACCAAATTATTGATGATTTTAAACAACAGGCGGGTTGTTTACCTCTGTTGCAATATACCCTTAAGTTGTTGTGGCAACAAGAAAAGATTCAAGAGCAAAATCGAGAGTTAAAATCTAAGACTTATAATGCTATTGATGGGGTAGCAGGCGCTTTACAACAGCAGGCAGATAAAATTTATTCATCAGAACTGACAAAAGAAGAACAAGAAGCGGCAAAACAAATATTTATTGAACTGGTGGATATTGCAGGAAATGAACCCGTAAGTCGCCGCGTGAATTTGTCTAAGTTTCGGGATGGGAAGGAGTTAGAAAGCGCTTTAAATAAGTTGATTGATAATCGCTTGTTGGTGAGTGGGAAAGAACAGGAAACAGTAGAAGTTGCTCACGAAGCGCTGTTAAGAAGTTGGTCTGTGTTACAGGATTTGGTCAAGGAAAAAGAAGATATTATTATCTTGCGGAAGCGCTTGATCGATGATGCTAAACTCTGGTATGAATTACGCAACACCGATAAGGCATCCGATGAACTCTGGAGTGGGTCAAAGTTAGCACGAGTACGGGAGTTTCAACAAGAAGGCGCTTTTAGAGATTTAGGGGTAGAAGTAGATGAGTTTGTGGCGGCGAGTATTGCTGAGAGTGAACGGGTAGTCAGGGAAAAACAAGAGCAAATTGAACGGTTAGATCTTGCTTTAACTGAGTCAAGATTGAGGGAAAAGGCGGCAAGGGTAGAGATTTTGTTGACTTCCCAAACTTTAGCGCCGCTTGTTTTGGCGATTCAAGCCATAGGAGAGAATCTGGATAAAGCACCTCATGAGATTTTTACTCCTGTTCAGAGGAATTTATATTTAGTGATGGAAAGAGTTAAAAAGTCTATTCCCTTTTGCGGACATGAAAGAGGTGTGACTTCAGTAGCCTTTAGTCGTGATGGGGAAATGATTGTCAGTGGGAGTTGGGATAATACAGTGCGGCTGTGGGATAAAAAGGGCAATCCGATAGCTGAACCTTTGAGAGGACATGAAAGCACTGTCGAATCAGTGGCGTTTAGTCGTGATGGGGAAATGATTGTCAGTGGGAGTTGGGATAATACAGTGCGGCTGTGGGATAAAAAGGGCAATCCGATAGCTGAACCTTTGAGAGGACATGAAAGCACTGTCGAATCAGTGGCGTTTAGTCCGGATGGGGAAATGATTGTCAGTGGGAGTGGGGATGATACAGTGCGGCTGTGGGATAAAAAAGGCAGCCCTATTGCTGATCCTTTCAAGGTACATGAAAGTATTGTCAACTCAGTGGCTTTTAGTTCAGATGGGGAAATGATTGTCAGTGGGAGTTGGGATGACACAGTGCGGCTGTGGGATAAACAGGGCAACCTTATAGCTGAACCTTTTCGTGGACATGAAAGTTATGTCACCTCAGTGGCATTTAGTTCAGATGGGGAAATGATTGTCAGTGGGAGTTGGGATAAAACTGTGCGGCTGTGGGATAAACAGGGCAACCTTATAGCTGAACCTTTTCGTGGACATGAAGATTATGTCACCTCAGTGGCTTTTAGTTCAGATGGGGAAATGATTGTCAGTGGGAGTTGGGATAAAACTGTGCGGCTGTGGGATAAACAGGGCAACCTTATAGCTGAACCTTTTATTGGACATGAAAATTGGGTCACCTCAGTGGCTTTTAGTTCAGATGGAGAAATGATTGTCAGTGGGAGTGAAGATGAAACAGTGCGGCTGTGGGATAAACAGGGCAACCCGATAGCTGAACCTTTTCGTGGACATGAAAGTTATGTCACCTCAGTAGCTTTTAGTCCGCTCCCCCAAACCGAAGGGGGGATAATTGTCAGTGGGAGTAGGGATGGAACTGTGCGGCTGTGGGATAAACAGGGCAACCCCTTAGCTGAACCTTTTCGTGGACATAAAAGAATTGTCACCTCAGTAGCTTTTAGTCCAGACGGGGAAATGATTGTCACTGGAAGTCAGGATGATACAGTGCGGTTGTGGGATAAAAAAGGCAACCCTATTGCTGAACCTTTAAGAGGACATGAAAGAGGTGTCACCTCAGTAGCTTTTAGTCCAGACGGGGAAATGATTGTCAGTGCAAGTCAGGATAAAACAGTACGGCTGTGGGATAAAAAAGGCAACCCTATTGCTGAACCTTTTCGTGGACATAAAAGAATTGTCACCTCAGTAGCCTTTAGTCCAGACGGGGAAATGATTACCAGTGGGAGTAAGGATAAAACAGTGTGGCTGTGGGATAAAAAAGGCAACCCCATCGGTGAACCTTTAAGAGGACATGAAAATGGTGTCACCTCAGTGGCCTTTAGTCGTGATGGGGAAATGATTGTCAGTGGGAGTGAGGATAAAACAGTGCGACTATGGGATAAAAAGGGCAACCCTATCGGTGAACCTTTGAGAGGACATGAAAATCCTGTCACCTCAGTGGCCTTTAGTCGTGATGGGGAAATGATTGTCAGTGGGAGTGAGGATAAAACAGTGCGGCTGTGGGATAAACAGGGCAACCCGATAGCTGCTCCTTTTCGTGGACATGAAAATCGGGTCAACTCAGTGGCTTTTAGCCCAGATGGGGAAATTATTGTCAGTGGGAGTGATGATAAAACTGTGCGGCTGTGGCGAGGGAGTTGGCGCAGTTGGCTAGAAGTCTGCTGTCATCAATTACGTTACTATCCTATTTTCAAAAACCCCCAAACCGAAGAAGAAAAACAAGCTTGTGAAACCTGTGATAAATATATCTTTAATCCTCAGATCGGATCTAATGAGTTGTATCAGAAAGCTGTTGAGAAACTTAAAGCCAAAGAATGGAAAACCGGTATTGCTATTTTAACGAGATCCATTCAAATCTATCCTCAAAATTTCAAAGCCTATTATGATAGAGGACTTGCTTTTATTGAACTAAAACAATACTATCGAGCGATTGATGATTTTAACGAAGTTCTTCGCTTTTATCCTAATGCTTATATTTACGACAAACGCGGCGAGTGTTATGGTAAGTTGGGCAATGAGCAACAAGCGGCGGCGGATTTTCAAAAGGCGAGGGAGTTGGGGTATCAAGCGCCCTGA